In Ruania zhangjianzhongii, the following proteins share a genomic window:
- the purQ gene encoding phosphoribosylformylglycinamidine synthase subunit PurQ: MGRIGVVTFPGSLDDRDAARAVRLAGAEPVRLWHADDSLADVDAVVLPGGFSYGDYLRAGALSSFAPVMTSLVDAANAGLPVLGICNGFQILCETHLLAGAMIKNTQLTFVCTDQVLRVENNRTAWTHEYGQDEEITVPLKNQDGQFIADERTLDELEGEGRVVFRYVGNPNGSRRDIAGITNARGNVVGLMPHPEHATEAGFGPSTDGLRFFTSAVSSLLADA; this comes from the coding sequence ATGGGCCGCATCGGCGTCGTCACCTTCCCGGGCAGCCTGGACGACCGGGACGCTGCTCGCGCTGTCCGGCTGGCCGGCGCGGAACCGGTGCGCCTCTGGCACGCCGACGATTCCCTCGCCGATGTGGACGCTGTGGTGCTGCCGGGCGGCTTCTCCTACGGTGACTACCTGCGCGCCGGCGCGCTGTCCTCGTTCGCACCGGTGATGACCAGCCTGGTGGATGCCGCGAACGCCGGCCTGCCGGTGCTGGGGATCTGCAACGGCTTCCAGATCCTCTGCGAGACCCACCTGCTTGCCGGGGCGATGATCAAGAACACCCAGCTCACCTTCGTCTGCACGGATCAGGTGCTCCGGGTGGAGAACAACCGCACCGCCTGGACCCACGAATACGGCCAGGACGAGGAGATCACCGTCCCGTTGAAGAACCAGGACGGGCAGTTCATCGCCGACGAACGCACCCTGGACGAGCTCGAGGGCGAAGGCCGGGTGGTGTTCCGCTACGTCGGCAACCCGAACGGCTCCCGCCGAGACATTGCCGGGATCACCAACGCCCGCGGCAACGTCGTCGGCTTGATGCCGCACCCCGAGCACGCCACCGAGGCCGGCTTCGGACCGAGCACCGATGGGCTGCGGTTCTTCACCTCCGCGGTGTCCTCGCTGCTCGCCGACGCCTGA
- a CDS encoding MaoC family dehydratase: MAEETLDRVPSLGGLYANALGRSARLMIRPPVRSTALPEVVYRVAGVPVDREELVAYQHLFGDAATDTLPAGFVHVLGFPVAMAVMAREDFPLPLLGMVHIANRVDQHRALHTEERLTVRAWAENLAAHRKGTQVELVVEVTGSAVDGVAWRGVSTYLAKGNSLPGLPAAAESAPVGAAWGEDLPEPTAQWRLTADTGRRYAQVSGDRNPIHLGSVPAKLFGFNRAIAHGMYTAARALAASGIGGAEVLTWEVAFGKPVLLPSTVSFAVRTGDPGPGGAGAGAGEAGDGRAVEYLGWNQRSGARHFSGSITRHNDH; this comes from the coding sequence ATGGCGGAGGAAACTCTGGATCGGGTGCCCTCCCTCGGCGGGCTGTATGCGAACGCGCTCGGCCGCTCCGCCCGGCTGATGATTCGCCCGCCGGTGCGGTCGACGGCGTTGCCCGAGGTGGTCTACCGGGTCGCCGGGGTACCGGTCGACCGCGAGGAGCTGGTGGCCTACCAGCATCTGTTCGGCGATGCGGCCACGGACACGCTGCCCGCCGGTTTCGTGCACGTGCTCGGCTTCCCGGTGGCGATGGCCGTGATGGCCCGGGAGGACTTCCCGTTGCCGCTGCTGGGCATGGTGCACATCGCGAACCGGGTGGACCAGCATCGGGCGCTGCACACCGAGGAGCGGCTCACTGTCCGTGCGTGGGCCGAGAATCTCGCCGCGCACCGCAAGGGCACACAGGTGGAGCTGGTGGTGGAGGTCACCGGATCAGCGGTCGACGGCGTGGCCTGGCGCGGCGTGTCCACCTACCTGGCGAAGGGCAACAGTCTTCCGGGTCTGCCGGCGGCCGCCGAGAGCGCGCCGGTGGGCGCGGCCTGGGGCGAGGACCTCCCGGAGCCGACCGCGCAGTGGCGGCTGACGGCGGACACCGGCCGGCGCTACGCGCAGGTCTCCGGGGACCGGAACCCGATCCACCTCGGGTCGGTGCCGGCAAAGCTGTTCGGGTTCAACCGGGCGATCGCGCACGGGATGTACACCGCGGCACGGGCACTGGCGGCATCGGGCATCGGCGGCGCGGAGGTGCTGACCTGGGAGGTGGCCTTCGGCAAGCCGGTGCTGCTGCCGAGCACCGTGTCCTTCGCCGTGCGGACCGGGGACCCGGGTCCCGGCGGCGCGGGCGCGGGCGCGGGAGAGGCCGGCGATGGGCGCGCGGTCGAGTACCTGGGCTGGAACCAGCGCTCCGGCGCCCGACACTTCAGCGGCTCGATCACCCGGCACAACGACCACTGA
- a CDS encoding GNAT family N-acetyltransferase, with product MTLRWETLTPESVPAWAELTNLLGRVDGTEEFYDAEDLAEELTEDGFDPAKDSIAVWDGEQLVAFAQLQVASALTHGEGHVRAGLAGGVHPDHRGQGIATAMFEQMEPRALELATSMHPGAPIDLRVEAGLETDPVRALLTDRGYAPARYFTVMRRALPGAPVEPVDPRTTPLSEDLYEATRLAHNDAFASHWGSAPISAARWKGVVTGNAARPAFARVAVDAGGTVLAYCTTGQWVDKELYVTLVGTRQVARGQGLARAVLGATLAAAVEDGGFEVIELDVDSANPQGAGALYTSLGFVPVRTTATFVKPVPAAPVR from the coding sequence ATGACGCTGCGCTGGGAGACGCTCACCCCCGAGTCCGTACCGGCCTGGGCGGAGCTGACCAACCTGCTCGGCCGGGTGGACGGTACAGAAGAGTTCTACGACGCCGAGGACCTGGCCGAGGAGCTCACCGAGGACGGGTTCGACCCGGCGAAGGACTCGATCGCCGTGTGGGACGGCGAGCAGCTGGTGGCGTTCGCCCAGCTCCAGGTGGCCAGCGCGCTGACCCACGGAGAGGGACACGTGCGGGCGGGTCTTGCCGGCGGCGTGCACCCGGACCACCGCGGCCAGGGCATCGCCACCGCGATGTTCGAGCAGATGGAACCCCGCGCCCTCGAGCTGGCGACCTCGATGCACCCCGGCGCACCGATCGATCTGAGGGTGGAGGCGGGCCTGGAGACCGACCCGGTACGGGCGCTGCTGACCGACCGCGGCTACGCCCCGGCCCGGTACTTCACGGTGATGCGGCGCGCCTTGCCGGGCGCGCCGGTGGAGCCGGTCGACCCGCGCACGACGCCGCTCAGCGAGGACTTGTACGAGGCCACCCGGCTGGCGCACAACGATGCTTTCGCCAGCCACTGGGGCAGTGCGCCGATCAGCGCTGCCCGCTGGAAGGGGGTGGTCACTGGGAACGCTGCCCGGCCGGCATTCGCCCGGGTCGCCGTCGACGCCGGCGGTACAGTGCTGGCCTACTGCACCACCGGTCAGTGGGTGGACAAGGAGCTGTACGTGACGCTGGTGGGCACCCGGCAGGTGGCGCGCGGGCAGGGGCTGGCCCGGGCGGTGCTCGGCGCCACGCTGGCCGCCGCGGTCGAGGACGGTGGCTTCGAGGTGATCGAGCTGGATGTGGACTCGGCGAACCCGCAGGGTGCCGGGGCGCTGTACACGTCGCTCGGTTTCGTCCCGGTGCGCACCACGGCCACGTTCGTCAAGCCCGTGCCGGCGGCTCCGGTTCGCTGA
- a CDS encoding NAD(P)-dependent oxidoreductase: protein MATLLCLSDYPEELVQSWVAGLDVEVVIAARSAAITDLTEELRRAEVVIGDAARQFPLDAAAIAELHRCRLIMHPAVGLDGVIDPDAAAARGIRVRSAPGYNAEAVADWVVMAMLMLLREAVAAEQALRTDGWSRRPLGRELGALTVGIVGYGAIGRAVHQRLRGFGTEVLISDPRPAADTDAAQVELDELLRGSDVVTLHAPLTTSTRHLLDAGRLAQLRPGSVLVNAARGELVDERALATALAAGRPQAAALDVFTAEPLATDSPLRSLPNVYLSPHVAAGTEQARARVRALVGEVVRAELGEPAGG from the coding sequence ATGGCAACGCTGCTGTGCCTGTCCGACTACCCGGAAGAACTCGTGCAGAGCTGGGTGGCCGGTCTGGACGTCGAGGTGGTGATCGCCGCCCGGTCTGCGGCAATCACCGATCTGACCGAGGAGCTCCGCCGCGCCGAGGTGGTGATCGGCGATGCCGCCCGACAGTTCCCGCTCGACGCGGCCGCGATCGCCGAGCTGCACCGGTGCCGGCTGATCATGCACCCGGCAGTCGGGCTTGACGGTGTGATCGACCCCGATGCCGCCGCAGCTCGCGGGATCCGGGTGCGCAGCGCCCCCGGGTACAACGCAGAGGCGGTGGCGGACTGGGTGGTGATGGCGATGCTCATGCTGCTGCGCGAGGCGGTCGCTGCCGAGCAGGCGCTGCGCACCGACGGCTGGTCGCGGCGCCCGCTCGGCCGCGAGCTGGGAGCACTGACCGTGGGGATCGTCGGCTACGGTGCGATCGGGCGCGCGGTGCACCAACGGTTGCGCGGCTTCGGTACCGAGGTGCTGATCAGCGATCCTCGGCCGGCCGCCGATACCGATGCCGCGCAGGTGGAGCTGGACGAGTTGCTGCGCGGTAGCGATGTGGTCACCCTGCACGCGCCGTTGACCACGAGCACCCGACACCTTCTCGATGCCGGAAGACTGGCCCAGCTGCGCCCGGGCAGCGTGCTGGTCAATGCCGCCCGCGGCGAGCTGGTCGACGAGAGAGCGCTCGCTACCGCACTCGCGGCCGGACGGCCCCAGGCGGCGGCCCTGGACGTCTTCACCGCTGAACCGCTCGCCACCGACAGTCCGTTGCGTTCTCTGCCGAACGTCTACCTGTCCCCGCATGTGGCAGCCGGTACCGAGCAGGCACGTGCCCGGGTACGGGCGCTGGTCGGTGAGGTGGTCCGCGCGGAACTGGGCGAGCCCGCCGGGGGCTAG
- the purS gene encoding phosphoribosylformylglycinamidine synthase subunit PurS: protein MARVVVEVMPKPEILDPQGKAVAGALPRLGFTGFTGVRQGKRFELEIDGEPTDEALAGARKVAEEVLSNPVIEDVVSVHWAENAAPQTQAEAR from the coding sequence ATGGCACGTGTCGTCGTGGAGGTCATGCCCAAACCCGAGATCCTCGACCCCCAGGGCAAGGCGGTGGCCGGTGCGCTGCCGCGGCTCGGTTTCACCGGCTTCACGGGGGTACGCCAGGGCAAGCGGTTCGAGCTCGAGATCGACGGGGAGCCTACAGACGAGGCACTCGCCGGCGCCCGCAAGGTCGCCGAAGAGGTGCTCTCCAACCCGGTGATCGAGGATGTCGTGTCCGTGCACTGGGCCGAGAACGCAGCACCGCAGACTCAGGCTGAGGCCCGCTGA
- a CDS encoding flavin-containing monooxygenase — protein MDTTSGTPHTQASVVIGSGPAGLATAAALLRRGVATTVLEQSDHLGAAWAGRHDSLRFNTGRRHSALPGSPFPRAWGQFPTRDQYVSYLHEYAAAHRVQVRTGVRVDRVDAERGGWLLSTGSGPVRARSVVVACGAFHTPRLPDWAMAADFPGKVLHAAAYRRPEAMAGRRVLVVGTGSTGMELAHELAGAGAQVWLSFRSPPNILMRELHGIPGDLPVPLMLHLPTRIVDKMMLTMQHRVVGDLAPYGLPAPQMGPMTRLKTRGGSGVAVVDPSVVASIRSGAVQVVPAVVGLDHDGARLADGTRLHPEVVLTATGYSPGLQPLVGHLDVLDAQGRPFERSGRAAAPGLHFVGYVPRPGITGYVAKLARRAAAEIAAHERATRTARPGWRPRAWSARSSRAHAASPE, from the coding sequence ATGGACACCACCAGCGGCACACCACACACCCAGGCATCGGTGGTGATCGGCAGCGGGCCGGCGGGGTTGGCCACAGCTGCAGCACTCCTCCGGCGTGGGGTGGCCACCACCGTGCTGGAGCAAAGCGATCACCTCGGTGCTGCCTGGGCCGGCCGACACGACAGTCTGAGGTTCAACACCGGACGTCGGCACTCGGCACTGCCAGGGTCGCCGTTCCCACGCGCCTGGGGCCAGTTCCCCACCCGGGACCAGTACGTCAGCTACCTGCATGAGTACGCCGCAGCCCACCGAGTCCAGGTTCGCACCGGCGTGCGGGTGGACCGGGTGGACGCCGAACGCGGCGGCTGGCTGCTGAGCACCGGCTCCGGCCCGGTGCGAGCCCGATCCGTGGTGGTCGCCTGCGGTGCCTTCCACACACCGCGGTTGCCGGACTGGGCCATGGCGGCGGACTTCCCGGGCAAGGTGCTGCACGCCGCGGCATATCGCCGCCCCGAGGCGATGGCCGGGCGCCGGGTGCTGGTCGTGGGCACCGGCTCCACCGGGATGGAGCTTGCACACGAGCTCGCCGGAGCCGGGGCGCAGGTGTGGCTGTCCTTCCGCAGCCCGCCGAACATCCTGATGCGCGAGCTGCACGGCATCCCCGGCGATCTTCCGGTGCCACTGATGCTGCACCTGCCGACCCGCATAGTGGACAAGATGATGCTGACCATGCAGCACCGCGTCGTGGGTGACCTGGCGCCCTACGGTCTGCCCGCACCGCAGATGGGGCCGATGACCCGGTTGAAGACCCGGGGCGGGTCCGGGGTGGCCGTCGTCGACCCCTCGGTGGTGGCCTCGATCCGCTCCGGCGCGGTCCAGGTGGTCCCGGCCGTTGTCGGTCTCGATCACGACGGCGCCCGGCTCGCCGACGGGACGCGGCTACACCCGGAGGTGGTGCTCACCGCGACCGGATACAGTCCCGGCCTGCAGCCCTTGGTCGGCCATCTGGACGTGCTCGACGCTCAGGGTCGGCCGTTCGAGCGCAGCGGCCGAGCAGCCGCACCGGGGCTGCACTTCGTCGGTTACGTCCCGCGGCCCGGGATCACCGGCTATGTCGCGAAGCTGGCGCGGCGGGCCGCAGCCGAGATCGCGGCTCACGAGAGAGCAACGCGAACAGCTCGGCCCGGCTGGAGACCTCGAGCTTGGTCAGCACGTTCTTCACGTGCCCACGCAGCGTCTCCGGAGTGA
- the rnhA gene encoding ribonuclease HI, translating into MSTEDGLLPVVRMWTDGACKGNPGPGGWGAWLRAGEHERELFGGEAQTTNNRMELTAVIEGLRALNTRCAVTLHVDSSYVMNGMKSWLPGWKRNGWRTAAKKPVKNEDLWRALDEQVARHDVQWVWVKGHSGDEGNEHADALANRGVESLRD; encoded by the coding sequence ATGAGCACTGAGGACGGACTGCTCCCAGTCGTGCGGATGTGGACCGACGGCGCCTGCAAGGGCAATCCCGGCCCCGGCGGCTGGGGCGCCTGGTTGCGCGCCGGCGAGCACGAGCGGGAACTGTTCGGCGGCGAGGCGCAGACCACGAACAACCGGATGGAGCTGACCGCGGTGATCGAGGGGCTGCGCGCGCTGAACACCCGCTGCGCGGTCACCCTGCACGTGGACTCCTCCTACGTGATGAACGGGATGAAGTCCTGGCTGCCCGGCTGGAAGCGGAACGGCTGGCGCACCGCGGCGAAGAAGCCGGTGAAGAACGAGGACCTGTGGCGAGCGCTGGACGAGCAGGTGGCCCGGCACGACGTGCAGTGGGTCTGGGTGAAGGGCCACTCCGGGGACGAAGGCAACGAACATGCGGACGCGCTGGCGAATCGCGGAGTGGAATCCCTTCGGGACTGA
- a CDS encoding MOSC domain-containing protein, whose translation MPHVAALYRYPIKGFAPERRERLQVEPGGRIAGDRVLAFRHADATEPEDEDGLDRWPKGGGLCVRDYPALNRLTLDYTAEQVRLSAGGEVIAQAGLDDGGRSQLASAVTEYLLSTPDGARLARPGRLPLSVVGDGQTATFTDRARGFVSVHSRTSLAALAEAVGTELDERRFRSNIALDGWDAWAEDELIGRQVRIGTVTFDVVEPIVRCLAVHANPETGLRDAPVMTTLTRTVGKKKPSFGILLLPVGGGGSIGVGDEVAIVP comes from the coding sequence GTGCCACACGTCGCAGCCCTGTATCGCTACCCGATCAAGGGCTTCGCCCCGGAGCGCCGCGAACGGCTCCAGGTCGAGCCCGGCGGGCGGATCGCCGGTGACCGAGTGCTCGCCTTCCGGCACGCCGATGCCACCGAACCCGAAGACGAGGACGGTCTGGATCGTTGGCCCAAGGGCGGTGGCCTGTGCGTGCGGGACTACCCGGCGCTGAACCGGCTCACCCTGGACTACACCGCCGAGCAGGTCCGCCTCAGCGCCGGGGGCGAGGTGATCGCCCAGGCCGGACTGGACGACGGCGGTCGCAGCCAGCTGGCCTCGGCCGTCACCGAGTACCTGCTCAGCACGCCCGACGGCGCCCGGCTCGCCCGGCCAGGACGGCTGCCTCTGTCGGTGGTCGGGGACGGGCAGACCGCCACTTTCACCGACCGTGCCCGCGGCTTCGTCTCCGTGCACTCGCGCACCAGTCTGGCGGCCTTGGCTGAGGCGGTCGGCACGGAGCTGGACGAGCGCCGGTTCCGGTCCAACATCGCCCTCGACGGGTGGGACGCCTGGGCCGAGGATGAGCTGATCGGCCGGCAGGTGCGCATCGGCACGGTCACCTTCGACGTCGTCGAGCCGATCGTGCGCTGCCTGGCCGTGCACGCCAACCCGGAGACCGGCCTGCGCGATGCGCCGGTGATGACCACCCTGACCCGCACGGTCGGCAAGAAGAAGCCGAGCTTCGGCATCCTGCTGCTACCGGTGGGCGGCGGCGGCTCGATCGGCGTGGGCGACGAGGTCGCGATCGTGCCCTGA
- a CDS encoding helix-turn-helix domain-containing protein has protein sequence MNGVGELLQVVRRAQGLTQEDLAARAQVTQAALSRYEHDLRTPEPDVMDRLAAALGITPSLLTRSTRIEGGLAVGAHMRRRATARPGAWRELEAQLNMVRLHASRLMDEVMVRADLHVPAFDPIDIPPSSAARMVRAQWRLPVGPVHSVATWLDAAGVIVVEQDFGSSRVDGLSQWSDSTAVILLNSALPTDRKRLTLAHELGHLALHSSYADEDVEGQANEFAAEFLMPAIEIAPMLRQRLTLERLVNLKRHWGVSMQSLIERAHGLGTLTSTQRSTLYKALSARGIRSHEPVSGELVPEVPRLTQHISESLTKRGLSATEIAEIAGYASAEANTLLPMPSQQPQHLQLV, from the coding sequence GTGAATGGAGTTGGTGAGCTCCTCCAGGTTGTTCGTCGTGCGCAAGGCTTGACGCAGGAGGACCTCGCCGCCCGTGCCCAGGTCACCCAAGCTGCCCTCTCCCGATACGAGCACGATCTACGCACGCCGGAGCCTGACGTCATGGACCGGCTCGCTGCCGCACTCGGTATCACACCTTCTCTCCTCACTCGGAGCACTCGTATCGAGGGTGGGCTTGCGGTCGGTGCGCACATGCGTCGCCGAGCGACAGCGCGACCGGGCGCGTGGCGCGAACTTGAAGCGCAGCTGAACATGGTCCGGCTGCACGCCTCCCGGCTGATGGACGAGGTCATGGTCCGTGCCGACCTTCATGTCCCGGCGTTCGACCCCATCGATATTCCGCCCAGTAGTGCGGCACGCATGGTTCGCGCTCAGTGGCGCTTACCGGTCGGACCGGTGCACTCGGTAGCGACGTGGCTGGATGCTGCAGGGGTGATCGTCGTGGAGCAGGACTTCGGGTCGTCTCGGGTGGACGGTCTGTCGCAGTGGAGTGACTCGACCGCCGTGATCCTCCTGAACTCCGCCTTACCTACAGACCGCAAGCGGCTGACGCTGGCACACGAGCTCGGTCATCTGGCGCTTCATTCGTCGTATGCCGACGAGGACGTGGAAGGCCAGGCGAATGAGTTCGCGGCAGAGTTCCTCATGCCCGCGATCGAGATCGCACCGATGCTTCGCCAGCGATTGACCCTGGAGCGACTCGTAAACCTGAAGCGGCACTGGGGCGTCTCGATGCAGTCCCTCATCGAGCGGGCACACGGCCTCGGCACTCTCACCAGCACCCAGCGCAGCACCCTGTACAAGGCACTCAGCGCACGCGGGATACGGTCCCACGAGCCGGTGAGCGGGGAACTGGTCCCGGAGGTACCGCGGCTTACTCAACACATCAGCGAATCGTTGACGAAGCGTGGACTGAGTGCCACCGAGATCGCTGAGATCGCCGGATACGCCTCGGCTGAGGCCAACACCCTGCTGCCCATGCCCAGCCAACAGCCACAGCACCTACAGCTGGTCTGA
- a CDS encoding TNT domain-containing protein, whose protein sequence is MDLGAQSELLTRISRALAGSVTGAWQHLELQWSQASTQHSGRLLLVRADAATWEQVPDEATRMLIDLRAQMAEPGTGAWFLITHTVTAAGEATTRYEYERRPYWNSPEASMLVAPHAPPVPTDAQWQADLRRFGRDRQHAVHWLAPEEFEGEAAGQLRTGLDQLGHPRGGVVLPGDPAEQAFEGTVEVVRYGPRHYGVQVADYGQHVLLGEYETERAACDVAWQYLSAPMPPPVPVAAGELQARLAAAADNLAELTSRVTAAGPGGMITNLATGLPYDRLGTVDGLYFYVWNTPWQQRSLPPSAWGPGAAQVTFVAAQAVEVQAEIVPGWFDQPGGAVRFHVEAPARGVRELVRSGVLRPVIVTG, encoded by the coding sequence ATGGATCTTGGCGCGCAGTCGGAGCTGCTCACCCGCATCTCCCGCGCTCTGGCCGGGTCGGTCACCGGTGCCTGGCAGCACCTGGAGCTGCAGTGGTCGCAGGCGAGCACCCAGCACAGCGGCCGGCTGCTGCTGGTGCGCGCGGACGCCGCGACCTGGGAGCAGGTACCGGACGAGGCGACCCGGATGCTGATCGACCTGCGGGCGCAGATGGCCGAACCCGGCACCGGCGCCTGGTTCCTGATCACCCACACCGTCACCGCAGCCGGCGAAGCGACCACCCGGTACGAGTACGAGCGGCGTCCGTACTGGAACTCCCCGGAGGCCTCGATGCTGGTGGCCCCGCACGCGCCGCCGGTACCCACCGATGCCCAGTGGCAGGCCGATCTTCGCCGCTTCGGCCGGGACCGGCAGCACGCGGTGCACTGGCTGGCTCCGGAGGAGTTCGAGGGGGAGGCGGCCGGCCAGCTCCGGACCGGCCTGGACCAGCTGGGCCATCCCCGCGGCGGGGTGGTGCTTCCCGGAGACCCGGCGGAGCAGGCGTTCGAGGGCACGGTGGAGGTCGTGCGCTACGGCCCGCGGCACTACGGCGTGCAGGTGGCGGACTACGGCCAGCATGTGCTGCTCGGCGAGTACGAGACCGAGCGGGCGGCCTGCGATGTCGCCTGGCAGTACCTGAGTGCGCCGATGCCGCCGCCGGTACCGGTCGCCGCGGGCGAGCTGCAGGCCCGGCTCGCCGCCGCAGCGGACAACCTGGCCGAGCTCACCTCTCGAGTCACGGCGGCAGGGCCGGGCGGGATGATCACCAACCTCGCCACCGGGCTGCCCTATGACCGGCTCGGCACCGTGGACGGACTGTACTTCTACGTGTGGAACACCCCGTGGCAGCAACGCTCGCTTCCGCCGTCGGCGTGGGGGCCGGGTGCAGCCCAGGTGACGTTCGTGGCCGCCCAGGCGGTCGAGGTGCAGGCCGAGATCGTCCCCGGCTGGTTCGACCAGCCCGGCGGCGCGGTGCGTTTCCACGTGGAGGCGCCGGCCCGCGGGGTGCGCGAACTGGTGCGTTCCGGAGTGCTGCGGCCCGTTATTGTGACCGGATGA
- a CDS encoding phosphoribosylaminoimidazolesuccinocarboxamide synthase — MTENLTIPGWRHSYSGKVRDLYVPADGDQELILVVASDRISAYDHVLPTPIPDKGAVLTALSLWWFDQLADLVPNHVVSTDVPERVAGRAMICRNLSMYPVECVARGYLTGSGLAEYRTTGAVCGVELPGGLEDGSRLPEPIFTPATKAAVGEHDENVSFEAVAAQIGHDDAARLREVTLAVYARAAGIAGERGVVLADTKLEFGLDTGGALVLGDEVLTPDSSRYWPADSWQPGRAQPSFDKQYVRDWLTSPDSGWDRSSDVPPPPLPEDVVRRTRGRYVQAFERITGQVFTA; from the coding sequence GTGACCGAGAACCTCACGATCCCTGGCTGGCGGCACAGCTACTCCGGCAAGGTCCGCGATCTCTATGTACCGGCGGACGGTGACCAGGAGCTGATCCTGGTGGTCGCCTCGGACCGGATCAGCGCCTACGACCACGTGCTGCCCACACCGATCCCGGACAAAGGTGCTGTGCTCACCGCATTGAGTCTGTGGTGGTTCGACCAGCTCGCCGACCTGGTGCCGAACCACGTGGTCTCCACCGACGTCCCGGAGCGGGTGGCCGGCCGGGCGATGATCTGCCGCAACCTGTCCATGTACCCGGTGGAGTGCGTGGCCCGCGGTTACCTCACCGGTTCCGGGCTGGCGGAGTACCGCACTACTGGTGCCGTCTGCGGGGTGGAGCTGCCCGGCGGCCTCGAAGACGGGTCCCGGCTGCCGGAGCCGATCTTCACCCCCGCCACCAAAGCCGCAGTGGGCGAGCATGATGAGAACGTCAGCTTCGAGGCGGTGGCGGCGCAGATCGGGCACGACGACGCAGCTCGCCTTCGTGAGGTCACGCTCGCCGTGTACGCCCGCGCGGCGGGCATCGCCGGCGAACGCGGCGTGGTCCTCGCCGACACCAAGCTCGAGTTCGGCCTGGACACCGGCGGCGCCCTGGTGCTCGGCGACGAGGTGCTCACCCCAGACTCCTCCCGGTACTGGCCGGCGGACAGCTGGCAGCCCGGCCGGGCCCAGCCCAGCTTCGACAAGCAGTACGTGCGGGACTGGCTCACCTCGCCCGACTCCGGCTGGGACCGCAGCAGCGACGTACCCCCGCCGCCGCTGCCGGAGGACGTGGTGCGCCGCACCCGGGGCCGGTACGTCCAGGCCTTCGAGCGGATCACGGGGCAGGTCTTCACCGCCTGA
- a CDS encoding AI-2E family transporter produces MGKPQSKSAATAKPARPARTTDPTRSAKAATSAATRPPALASRPSLVSAAVVLAALTVAAVGLHLLSAIVTPAFFALTLMITARPLQRRLVRWRVPKMLAAIVVLLGMYVLLLILLVATAGALAQAALELPKYSSAFQQMYTDVIDWLATLGVDETALTGLIEGVDLNRVAAIAGTVLESMSSAGGQFLIIVVVMFFLAIDTTAVSSRWALITGARPELGTSLRTFFTGVRKYWLVCTVFGLVVAVLDVIALIIIGVPLALVLGLLAFVTNYIPNVGFVIGLVPAALLALLDGGMSDMLVVIVVYSVLNFTIQTIVQPKVTGDAVGLSPVVSFLSLTLWTLVVGPLGAILAVPLTLAAKAFLVDAHPEARWINAFLVTDPDAKKFLRQGKKPATRAKPPSAPPPPPEPPPRPEPAPKPAPAD; encoded by the coding sequence ATGGGCAAGCCCCAGAGCAAGAGCGCCGCGACGGCGAAGCCGGCCCGCCCGGCCAGGACCACTGACCCGACCAGGTCCGCCAAGGCGGCCACGTCCGCCGCCACCCGACCACCTGCGTTGGCGAGCCGACCGAGCCTGGTCAGCGCCGCCGTCGTGCTCGCGGCCCTGACTGTGGCGGCTGTGGGACTGCACCTGCTCTCCGCGATCGTGACCCCCGCGTTCTTCGCGCTGACCCTGATGATCACCGCACGCCCGCTGCAGCGCCGCCTGGTGCGCTGGCGGGTACCGAAGATGCTTGCCGCGATCGTCGTGCTGCTCGGCATGTACGTGCTGTTGCTGATCCTGCTCGTGGCCACCGCCGGGGCCCTCGCCCAGGCGGCGCTCGAGCTGCCGAAGTACTCCAGTGCGTTCCAGCAGATGTACACCGACGTGATCGACTGGCTCGCCACCCTCGGCGTCGACGAGACGGCATTGACCGGCCTGATCGAGGGTGTGGATCTGAACCGGGTCGCCGCTATCGCCGGCACTGTGCTGGAGAGCATGTCCTCGGCCGGCGGGCAGTTCCTGATCATCGTGGTGGTGATGTTCTTCCTGGCGATCGACACCACCGCCGTCTCCTCCCGCTGGGCGCTGATCACCGGCGCCCGGCCGGAGCTCGGCACCTCGCTGCGGACCTTCTTCACCGGGGTGCGCAAGTACTGGCTGGTGTGCACCGTGTTCGGTCTGGTGGTGGCCGTGCTGGACGTGATCGCGCTGATCATCATCGGTGTCCCGCTCGCGCTGGTGCTCGGGCTGCTCGCGTTCGTCACCAACTACATCCCGAACGTCGGCTTCGTGATCGGTCTGGTGCCGGCGGCGCTGCTGGCGCTGCTGGACGGCGGAATGAGCGACATGCTCGTAGTGATCGTGGTCTACAGCGTGCTCAACTTCACCATCCAGACCATCGTCCAGCCGAAGGTCACCGGGGACGCGGTGGGCCTCAGCCCGGTGGTCTCGTTCCTGTCCTTGACTCTGTGGACGCTGGTGGTCGGCCCGCTCGGCGCCATCCTCGCCGTACCGCTGACGCTGGCCGCCAAGGCGTTCCTCGTGGACGCTCACCCGGAGGCGCGCTGGATCAATGCGTTCCTGGTCACCGACCCGGACGCGAAGAAGTTCCTCCGGCAAGGCAAGAAGCCCGCCACCCGGGCGAAACCACCCAGTGCGCCACCACCACCGCCAGAACCACCACCGCGGCCAGAGCCGGCACCGAAGCCGGCGCCCGCCGACTAG